The Diadema setosum chromosome 1, eeDiaSeto1, whole genome shotgun sequence genome has a window encoding:
- the LOC140227982 gene encoding uncharacterized protein — translation MTGGSYRIDLKRDDPRTLMIKMDARLTFAGRERNHAFRMDAERELRHLDYARHLTRATLERQQKEMHKRMNFLKNLVEENRARRKKMEEGDGDKLVSDTNADAPADRRSRKEEGLRHTLPILPMKRNLEDFVSSLNPKQEGASAMSRSLGYLSDSFQRSRTQESLSEKRLRQLRQDLRNAKKKEIPPVQLKTDDRPTETPKVVWSGADGEARLTENEESKGNNCATHNISLPDIAPGPPKSREASMGRRVSLSQMIATGEITKLPVINPGDNAMLNRTPQSLNLARTFYMNTSQTSGRGPILQPIQQSQRSQQQQSSQANINKRGGVKLPPAMVPLKFLQEDIEKNPFMSSDFKPKTYRPRELLNANKPEEMYVWLGFDSEDEFREMVAQAKQDLDDGSDDNSSNGGDVVELDVIDEVPEEVAEGDGIEKEGAEYLSKRKMSRRVSRLSAPVAMIASSLNRELSASGKKPSSALKKFIRAAKTICVVRQFQLNSDDTAEP, via the coding sequence ATGACGGGTGGTTCGTATCGTATAGATCTAAAGCGAGATGACCCGAGAACGCTGATGATCAAGATGGATGCGAGACTGACCTTTGCCGGGCGAGAGCGGAACCACGCTTTTCGCATGGACGCTGAGCGGGAGCTGCGCCATCTCGACTACGCCCGTCACTTGACGCGGGCAACGCTGGAACGGCAGCAAAAAGAGATGCACAAGCGGATGaacttcttgaaaaatcttgtCGAGGAAAACCGAGCGAGGAGAAAGAAGATggaggagggggatggggaCAAACTGGTATCGGATACCAATGCCGATGCCCCGGCAGATCGTAGGAGTCGAAAAGAGGAGGGCCTGAGACATACTTTGCCGATATTGCCGATGAAGAGAAATCTAGAAGATTTCGTGAGTTCTCTAAACCCCAAACAAGAAGGTGCTTCAGCAATGAGTCGATCGCTCGGTTATCTCAGTGATTCATTTCAGCGGAGTAGAACTCAAGAATCGTTGAGCGAAAAGAGGCTGAGACAGTTAAGGCAAGATTTGAGGAACGCCAAAAAGAAGGAGATACCACCTGTTCAACTGAAGACTGACGACAGGCCGACGGAGACGCCAAAAGTTGTCTGGTCAGGTGCCGATGGAGAAGCTAGACTTACGGAAAACGAGGAATCGAAGGGTAATAACTGTGCAACTCATAACATCTCCCTTCCGGACATCGCTCCAGGTCCTCCGAAGTCTCGCGAAGCTTCCATGGGAAGGAGAGTTTCCTTGAGCCAGATGATTGCCACGGGAGAGATCACAAAACTTCCTGTTATCAACCCAGGTGACAATGCCATGTTGAATCGGACTCCGCAGAGTCTTAACTTGGCGCGGACATTCTACATGAACACTAGCCAAACGAGTGGGCGGGGTCCCATCTTACAACCGATTCAACAAAGCCAACGATCGCAGCAACAACAATCATCTCAAGCGAACATCAATAAACGCGGTGGTGTCAAACTGCCACCAGCGATGGTGCCATTGAAATTCTTGCAAGAGGACATCGAAAAGAACCCCTTCATGTCGTCCGACTTCAAGCCCAAAACGTACCGCCCACGTGAACTTCTCAACGCGAACAAGCCTGAAGAAATGTATGTGTGGCTCGGGTTTGACTCCGAGGACGAGTTCCGCGAGATGGTGGCACAAGCAAAACAGGACCTGGACGACGGGAGCGACGACAACTCGTCGAATGGAGGCGACGTCGTAGAACTCGATGTCATTGATGAGGTCCCCGAAGAAGTGGCGGAAGGCGATGGCATCGAGAAGGAAGGAGCAGAATATTTGAGTAAGAGGAAAATGAGCAGACGAGTGTCTCGATTGAGCGCCCCAGTTGCCATGATTGCGTCCAGCTTGAACAGAGAACTGTCTGCCAGTGGGAAGAAGCCCAGCAGCGCGCTCAAAAAGTTCATCAGAGCCGCGAAAACAATCTGCGTCGTGAGACAATTTCAGCTGAACAGTGATGACACGGCGGAACCGTGA